From Schizosaccharomyces pombe strain 972h- genome assembly, chromosome: II, the proteins below share one genomic window:
- the eif21 gene encoding translation initiation factor eIF2A has product MSQKSQFAYRSSKSIGLVNASENYASPPKFEAISEPARNACYSPNGKLFAYATATQVVINDTESGAKLTQLPAANTYELGFSPLGKYLSTWERPGKEADGTPKQNMKVWNTETGQLVFSFVQRNQTGWNLQYTCDESLAARLVTNEVHFYETGNMSKGPIAKLRVEGISDFALSPGQNHAVAVFIPEKKGAPASVRTYSIPNFNSPLSQKTFFKADKVQFKWNALGTSLLVLTQTEVDKSNKNYYGETNLYLLGITGQFDCRVDLDREGPIHDVCWNADSKEFGIVYGYMPAKTAIFDNRANVVSIIPPAPRNTLIFSPNSRYILLAGFGNLQGSIDIFDAANNMKKITTVEAANCTYCEFSPDSQFLLTAVTSPRLRVDNSIKIWHITGAPMFYEEFNELYQAFWRPRPLNPTLLQNALTSASLPSPPTPHASASKLAAKPSVKPAGAYRPPGARGQNSTFSYRREEIDVMSSGSANKHVNSSRQRVVPGATPVIDGNKKNNKKTKPAVKQVAQPTAEVSDEKKIRSLCKKLRAIDDLKSRLNNNEKLEATQVKKIESEGKVLAELKALGWTPDA; this is encoded by the exons ATGTCTCAAAAAAGCCAGTTTGCGT ATCGGTCATCAAAGTCCATAGGGCTCGTGAATGCTAGTGAAAACTATGCTTCTCCTCCCAAATTTGAAGCTATATCTGAGCCTGCGCGTAACGCTTGTTACAGTCCAAACGGGAAACTCTTTGCATATGCCACTGCCACTCAAGTTGTTATTAATGACACTGAATCCGGCGCAAAGTTAACTCAGCTCCCTGCTGCTAACACCTACGAACTGGGGTTTTCACCTCTAGGCAAGTATTTGAGTACTTGGGAACGCCCTGGTAAAGAAGCAGATGGAACGCCtaaacaaaatatgaaaGTTTGGAATACTGAGACCGGCCAACTGGTTTTTAGCTTTGTACAAAGAAATCAGACTGGATGGAATTTACAATATACCTGCGACGAGTCTTTAGCTGCTCGCCTAGTCACGAATGAAgttcatttttatgaaaCAGGGAATATGTCTAAAGGTCCTATTGCTAAACTTAGGGTCGAGGGTATTAGCGATTTTGCCTTGTCTCCTGGACAAAATCATGCTGTTGCTGTTTTTATaccagaaaaaaaaggcgcACCTGCATCTGTGCGTACGTACAGCATTCCCAATTTTAACTCTCCTTTGTCgcaaaaaacattttttaaggcTGATAAGGTGCAATTCAAATGGAATGCTTTAGGTACTTCTCTGTTAGTTTTAACGCAAACTGAGGTCGacaaatcaaataaaaattattatggTGAGACCAATCTATACCTTTTAGGTATTACCGGACAATTTGATTGTCGAGTTGACTTAGATCGTGAAGGTCCAATTCACGATGTTTGTTGGAATGCAGACTCCAAAGAATTTGGTATTGTGTATGGCTATATGCCTGCAAAAACTGCTATCTTTGACAACAGAGCAAACGTTGTAAGCATTATTCCTCCTGCTCCCAGGAATACTTTGATTTTCTCACCTAACTCTCGTTACATATTGTTAGCAGGCTTTGGTAATTTACAAGGTAGTATCGATATTTTCGATGCTGCAAacaatatgaaaaaaataaccaCGGTGGAAGCTGCAAACTGCACTTACTGTGAATTCAGTCCGGATAGTCAGTTTCTTCTTACTGCAGTTACTTCCCCTCGTCTTCGTGTTGACAACAGCATTAAGATTTGGCACATTACTGGTGCTCCCATGTTTTATGAAGAATTTAATGAGCTGTACCAGGCTTTCTGGCGTCCTCGACCTTTAAATCCTACCTTGTTGCAAAATGCTCTTACATCTGCTTCCTTACCTTCTCCGCCTACACCGCATGCATCGGCTAGTAAGTTGGCTGCAAAACCTTCAGTTAAGCCAGCTGGGGCTTATCGTCCACCAGGTGCTAGGGGTCAGAACTCTACCTTCTCTTATCGCCGTGAAGAGATCGATGTAATGAGCAGTGGAAGTGCCAATAAGCACGTCAATTCTTCTCGTCAGCGCGTTGTACCTGGAGCTACCCCTGTAATAGAtggaaacaaaaagaataacaaaaaaacaaaacctGCTGTTAAACAAGTTGCACAACCAACTGCGGAGGTAAGTgacgaaaagaaaattcgTTCTTTGTGCAAAAAATTGCGCGCCATTGATGATCTGAAGTCTCGTCTCAATAACAATGAAAAACTTGAAGCCACTCAAGTTAAAAAGATTGAGTCCGAAGGGAAAGTTTTGGCTGAACTCAAGGCGCTTGGATGGACACCGGATGCATAG
- the smg1 gene encoding Sm snRNP core protein Smg1 gives MSKAGAPDLKKYLDRQVFVQLNGSRKVYGVLRGYDIFLNIVLEDSIEEKVDGEKVKIGSVAIRGNSVIMIETLDKMT, from the exons atgtCTAAAGCTGGTGCGCCTGATCTTAAAAAG TACCTAGATAGACAGGTATTTGTTCAGCTAAATGGATCTCGAAAAGTTTACGGTGTTCTTCGTGGTTATGAT atctttttgaatataGTATTAGAAGATTCCATTGAAGAGAAAGTTGACGgtgaaaaagtaaaaattggCTCGGTCGCCATTCGTGGAAATTCCGTTATAATGATAGAG ACTTTGGATAAAATGACCTGA
- the vps25 gene encoding ESCRT II complex subunit Vps25, which produces MRVPSIYNFPPFFTRQLNDNTWHSQKAAWQMWILLWCRENRQTSITINPELLESSLLHNSTIHRTLPLSVFREIVEDMVKQNLAEWTEKRNPKDVFWVYWRSISEWGNMILKWLSDMGREGSICTFYELQEQYKEVDCLDEVLLHKVLELLMKKGNIELMKGSSGKYSGFKVLKA; this is translated from the exons ATGCGTGTTCCATCCATTTATAACTTTCCTCCTTTCTTCACCCGTCAATTAAACGATAATACTTGGCATTCTCAAAAGGCAGCATGGCAAATGTGGATACTATTATGGTGTCGTGAAAACAGGCAAACAAGTATAACGATAAACCCAGAACTGTTAGAAAGTTCTTTGCTTCATAACAGTACAATTCATA GAACGCTGCCTCTTTCGGTGTTTCGAGAAATAGTAGAGGATATGGTGAAACAAAACCTAGCAGAATGGACTGAAAAGCGAAATCCTAAAGACGTGTTTTGGGTATACTGGAGGTCTATATCTGAATGGGGGAATATGATCTTGAAATGG CTATCCGATATGGGACGAGAAGGGTCTATATGTACATTTTACGAACTTCAAGAACAATATAAAGAGGTAGATTGTTTAGACGAAGTACTCCTCCATAAAGTTCTTGAGCTACTAatgaaaaaaggaaatatcGAATTAATGAAAGGATCGTCTGGAAAATATAGCGGGTTCAAGGTACTGAAAGCTTAA
- the usp102 gene encoding U1 snRNP-associated protein Usp102, translated as MDPQTNSHQEVQQPSPKETDSQTPSETLYIRNIEEKIRLTMLKRILEHLFGSYGKVIDVQARKTLRMRGQAFVVFDNLENASRALKDLQGYPLYGKPMMIQYSKSKSDIIVQRESPEEIETRKKDRKNRREMLKRTSALQPAAPKPTHKKPVPKRNVGAERKSTINEDLLPPNKVLLLQNIPQEVNADVLTQIFEAFSGFQEVRMVPGRRGIAFVEYDSDREATVAKNGTTGMSLSGNQIKVTFARKAS; from the exons ATGGATCCTCAAACAAATTCGCATCAAGAGGTTCAACAACCATCTCCTAAAGAGACAGACTCTCAAACACCGTCAGAGACTCTCTACATACGCaacattgaagaaaaaattcgtCTTACTA TGTTGAAACGAATTTTAGAACATCTCTTTGGGTCTTATGGTAAAGTCATAGATGTTCAAGCAAGAAAGACTTTGCGAATGCGCGGTCAAGCATTTGTAGTATTCGACAACTTGGAGAACGCGTCACGAGCGTTAAAGGATTTACAAGGATACCCTTTGTATGGAAAGCCCATGATGATACAGTACAGTAAATCTAAAAGCGATATTATCGTACAAAGAGAATCTCCTGAAGAAATAGAAACTAGGAAAAAAGATAGGAAAAATAGGAGAG AAATGCTTAAACGGACTAGCGCTCTTCAACCCGCAGCTCCCAAACCCACTCATAAAAAGCCGGTTCCTAAACGTAATGTTGGAGCTGAGCGTAAATCGACAATTAATGAAGATTTGTTGCCTCCTAATAAGGTACTTCTGTTACAAAATATCCCTCAAGAAGTAAACGCAGACGTCCTTACACAAATTTTCGAAGCGTTTTCTGGATTTCAAGAAGTACGTATGGTTCCCGGTAGAAGAGGAATTGCATTTGTTGAATACGATTCTGATAGAGAAGCAACGGTCGCAAAAAATGGGACAACAGGTATGTCCCTCAGTGGAAATCAAATAAAGGTAACATTCGCTCGGAAGGCCTCGTAG